From Carbonactinospora thermoautotrophica, the proteins below share one genomic window:
- a CDS encoding heme o synthase, with translation MTTVDPRAVGLMTSSPRPPRRPRRTLGATLRAYVVLAKLRIIELLLVTTVPTMILAAGGLPDLWLVLATLVGGTLAAASANTLNCYVDRDIDRLMNRTSRRPTATGEVSPREALVLGVTLGVVSVTLMAVTVNLLSAALTLAAILFYVFVYTLGLKRRTPQNIVWGGAAGSMPVLIGWAAVTDSLSWAPWVLFAVIFFWTPPHYWPLSQRFKEDYARAGVPMLPVVAGDRVVARQTLLYSWVMVAVSLLLWPVAQTGWLYPVAAGVLGAVFLVEAHRLWQRAKAGLHGAALKPMRLFHFSITYLTLLFAAVAVDPLLFG, from the coding sequence GTGACCACCGTCGACCCCCGCGCCGTCGGGCTCATGACGTCGAGTCCCCGGCCTCCCCGGCGTCCTCGGCGCACCCTAGGGGCGACCCTTCGCGCGTACGTGGTGCTGGCGAAGCTGCGCATCATCGAGCTGCTGCTCGTTACCACCGTGCCGACGATGATCCTCGCCGCCGGCGGGCTGCCGGATCTTTGGCTGGTGCTGGCCACCCTCGTCGGCGGCACGCTCGCCGCCGCCAGCGCGAACACGCTCAACTGCTACGTCGACCGCGACATCGACCGGCTCATGAACCGCACCTCGCGGCGCCCCACCGCGACCGGTGAGGTGAGCCCCCGGGAGGCACTGGTCCTGGGGGTCACGCTGGGCGTGGTCTCCGTCACCCTGATGGCGGTCACGGTCAACCTGCTGTCGGCGGCGCTGACGCTGGCGGCGATCCTGTTCTACGTCTTCGTGTACACCCTGGGGCTCAAGCGCCGGACCCCGCAGAACATCGTGTGGGGCGGCGCCGCTGGCTCCATGCCGGTGCTCATCGGCTGGGCGGCGGTCACCGACTCGCTGAGCTGGGCGCCCTGGGTGCTGTTCGCGGTCATCTTCTTCTGGACCCCCCCGCACTACTGGCCGTTGTCGCAGCGGTTCAAGGAGGACTACGCCAGGGCGGGCGTGCCGATGCTGCCGGTGGTGGCGGGCGACCGGGTGGTGGCCCGGCAGACCCTGCTCTACAGCTGGGTCATGGTCGCCGTGTCCCTGCTGCTGTGGCCGGTCGCGCAGACCGGCTGGCTGTACCCGGTGGCGGCGGGCGTGCTCGGCGCGGTCTTCCTGGTCGAGGCACACCGGCTGTGGCAGCGCGCCAAGGCCGGACTGCACGGGGCGGCGCTCAAGCCGATGCGGCTGTTCCACTTCTCCATCACCTACCTGACGCTCCTCTTCGCCGCCGTCGCCGTCGACCCGTTGCTGTTCGGCTGA
- the tkt gene encoding transketolase, whose protein sequence is MSTEQMHPALEWTDLDKRAVDTIRVLAMDAVENAGNGHPGTAMSLAPAAYVLWQRLLRHDPADPGWPGRDRFVLSAGHTSLTLYIQLYYSGYGLELDDLKAFRKWGSRTPGHPEYGHTVGVETTTGPLGQGIANAVGMAMAARYERGLFDPDTPAGESVFDHHIWVFCSDGDIQEGISHEAAALAGHQRLGNLIVLYDDNHISIEGNTAVHMSEDVLKRFEAYGWHTQRVEDGEDVGALFEAFSRAREVTDRPSIIAVRTIIAWPAPNAQNTGKAHGAALGAAEVAATKRILGFDPNQTFQVEEQVIKHVRKVADRGRKLHEEWNKRFAEWRKANPERAAEYDRIARRELPEGWEKAVPVFPGGKDMATRKASGQVLAALGKVIPELWGGSADLAESNNTTIEGAKSFLPKDNPLPDADPYGRTLHWGIREHAMGATMNGIALHGGTRVYGGTFLVFSDYMRPAVRLAAMMKLPVTYVWTHDSIGLGEDGPTHQPVEHLATLRAIPDLAVVRPADANETAVAWKTILKRPVRPHGLCLTRQNVPTLDREKYAPADGVARGAYVLAESSAPVPQVILIATGSEVHLAVEARERLETEGVPTRVVSMPCVEWFREQDRSYQDHVLPPEVLARVSVEAGVAQGWREIVGPYGEIISLEHFGASADYKTLFKEFGFTVDHVVSAAHRTIEAVERANHREAAGR, encoded by the coding sequence GTGAGCACCGAGCAGATGCACCCCGCACTGGAGTGGACTGACCTGGACAAGCGAGCCGTGGACACGATCCGTGTGCTCGCCATGGACGCGGTGGAGAACGCCGGCAACGGCCACCCGGGCACGGCGATGAGCCTGGCGCCCGCGGCTTACGTGCTGTGGCAGCGGCTCCTCCGCCACGATCCTGCCGATCCTGGCTGGCCCGGCCGTGACCGGTTCGTGCTGTCCGCGGGCCACACCTCCTTGACCCTGTACATCCAGCTGTACTACTCCGGTTACGGACTCGAGCTGGACGACCTCAAGGCGTTCCGCAAGTGGGGCAGCCGCACGCCGGGCCACCCTGAGTACGGGCACACGGTCGGCGTGGAGACCACGACGGGCCCGCTCGGGCAGGGCATCGCGAACGCCGTGGGCATGGCGATGGCGGCGCGCTACGAGCGCGGCCTGTTCGACCCGGACACGCCCGCGGGGGAGAGCGTCTTCGACCACCACATCTGGGTCTTCTGCTCCGACGGCGACATCCAGGAGGGCATCTCCCACGAGGCCGCCGCGCTCGCCGGTCACCAGAGGCTCGGCAACCTGATCGTCCTGTACGACGACAACCACATCTCCATCGAGGGCAACACCGCCGTCCACATGAGCGAGGACGTGCTCAAGCGGTTCGAGGCGTACGGGTGGCACACCCAGCGCGTCGAGGACGGCGAGGACGTCGGAGCCCTGTTCGAGGCGTTCAGCCGGGCGCGCGAGGTGACCGACCGGCCGTCGATCATCGCGGTCCGCACGATCATCGCCTGGCCCGCCCCGAACGCCCAGAACACCGGCAAGGCGCACGGCGCCGCGCTCGGCGCGGCGGAGGTCGCGGCCACCAAGCGGATCCTGGGCTTCGACCCCAACCAGACGTTCCAGGTCGAGGAACAGGTCATCAAGCACGTGCGCAAGGTCGCCGACCGGGGCCGGAAGCTGCACGAGGAGTGGAACAAGCGGTTCGCCGAGTGGCGGAAGGCCAACCCGGAGCGGGCCGCTGAGTACGACCGGATCGCCCGGCGCGAGCTGCCCGAGGGCTGGGAGAAGGCGGTGCCGGTGTTCCCGGGGGGCAAGGACATGGCCACCCGCAAGGCGTCCGGCCAGGTACTGGCCGCGCTCGGCAAGGTGATCCCCGAGCTGTGGGGCGGATCCGCGGACCTGGCCGAGTCGAACAACACCACGATCGAGGGGGCGAAGTCCTTCCTGCCCAAGGACAACCCGCTCCCGGACGCGGACCCCTACGGCCGCACGCTGCACTGGGGCATCCGCGAGCACGCGATGGGCGCGACCATGAACGGCATCGCGCTGCACGGCGGCACGCGGGTCTACGGCGGCACCTTCCTGGTGTTCTCCGACTACATGCGGCCCGCCGTCCGGCTGGCCGCGATGATGAAGCTGCCGGTCACGTACGTGTGGACGCACGACTCGATCGGCCTGGGCGAGGACGGCCCGACCCACCAGCCGGTGGAGCACCTGGCGACGCTGCGGGCGATCCCGGACCTCGCCGTGGTCCGGCCGGCGGACGCCAACGAGACCGCGGTCGCGTGGAAGACGATCCTGAAGCGCCCGGTTCGCCCCCACGGCCTGTGCCTGACCCGCCAGAACGTGCCCACCCTCGACCGGGAGAAATACGCCCCGGCCGACGGCGTGGCCCGCGGCGCGTACGTCCTGGCGGAGTCCTCGGCCCCCGTCCCGCAGGTGATCCTGATCGCCACCGGCTCGGAGGTCCACCTCGCGGTCGAGGCGCGCGAGCGGCTGGAGACCGAGGGTGTCCCGACCCGCGTGGTCTCGATGCCGTGCGTGGAGTGGTTCCGGGAGCAGGACCGCTCCTACCAGGACCACGTGCTGCCGCCGGAGGTCCTGGCCCGCGTGTCGGTCGAGGCCGGCGTGGCGCAGGGCTGGCGGGAGATCGTCGGCCCGTACGGCGAGATCATCAGCCTGGAGCACTTCGGCGCGTCCGCCGATTACAAGACCCTGTTCAAGGAGTTCGGGTTCACGGTCGACCACGTCGTGTCCGCCGCGCACCGCACGATCGAGGCGGTGGAGCGGGCGAACCACCGCGAAGCGGCGGGCCGGTGA